TGCTCATCCTGCACATGAGGCCCTCGGAATGGGACCGGTTCCAGGCATTCTCCTCCAGCTTGGTGTATGGGTTGCCCTTCTCCCCATAATTTCCAGGGCCTGGATAGTAGTTctgtggggcaggggtgggggcatAGAGGCTGTCAGAACCACTCCTTGTGCCTGAGGAACAAACACCTGAGATTGCCATCCCCAAGAAGGGAATGGGATTTTCAGGGTGCCCGCTTGCTACCCGCCCTCCGACACACAGCATTGTTTCCCGTGAGCGTCCACCACTGCTCACACCTTCACCTCCAAGTTCAGCCTCTTCCCCGGGGCTCCACTGGCCTGACCAAGTTATATCTCACTGCTTCCTCCTTACATTGCACATTTTGGCCAACATAGCGGACTTCTTGCTGCTTCTCAAGCACATGCCATTCTGCCCAACCTTCTTCCCTCATTGGCTCATGCTGTAACCACCACCCGGAATGCCCTTCCTGCCCTCTTTGCCTTGGACAGTTCTACTGCTTCTGCAAAGccagctcaaatgtcatctctCCTGGGAATGAAGGCTTCCTCCCACTACCACCTGAGATAGTTGCCTGCTTCAGTGGATTCGGCAATTCCAACCTTCACACAGAGGTGCCCTGCGTGACATGAGGGCTTTCTCAATGTGCTGTGAACAGCGCTGTGACAGGGAAGGACTCCCATTCTGGGTTCAGACCCTGGCTCTGCTGCCTCCTAGCTGAGTGACCCTGGGCCTTCTGAGTCTCATGGTCCATACTGGTACCATAGGATAGGAATACTTTCTTCCAGGTAATGGCGATGAAGTTACATACTGTCTGCAAGCAAGGGAAGGAGGTTGGGCGGAATGGCATGTGCTTGGAGAGCAGCGAGGGGCCCACCATGTCAGAGTGTGGGACGCAGGGAAGAGGCACTGAGACATAGCATGGACGGGCCAGTAGGGCCCTGGAGAAGAGGCTGAACTTGGAAGTGAAGGTATGAGCAGTAGTGGAGGCTCACGGgcaacagtgtctggcacagagtggACACTGACACACGATAGTGTGGGGTGGCTGAATGTCTtgaggggcaggaggagaggtTAGGAACTGGTTGGAATGACCGTCTGGGACCTGGGCTGCCAGGGTCAGAAGGGTGATTTTGTAGGCCGAGTGAAGAGAGCAGTCCACCTGGCAGAATGCTTTCTGCTGCTCTGCACCTTTTAGCCACGCGGGGTCACTGCTGCTCCATCGATGGCTCGGCTGTGCCCTACCTCTGGGCCTGGAACCTGGCCCTGGGGAAACAGGATGGGGCGGGGAGGGCAGGGACCTCTGCATGGGGAGTCAGGTCACTGAGGGCATCAGATTTGTTTGCTCCCAGAGGAACGGGACTACATGTCTCCTTCCCGGGTTCCCATGTATGTTCTGGAGAAAGCCCCCGAGGATAGCTGGATCCCGGAATGGTGTGTTAGGTGCTTCACAAGCCTTAACATCTTGGTCCTGGCAGTGACTGGGGGAGACCAAGTCAGCACCATCCACAAttaacagatggggaaactgagtctcagagaggcaAACTGTATGTGTCAGGTCCCACCTCCAGAAAGAGACAGCATGAGAGTTTCAGCTCCAAAATCCATAACCTTTCTGAGCCTGTATTGTTTGCCGGGCTCTGTGGAAAGCCCTGGGGTAGGTGGGCAGTGAGCACCACAGGACCTGGGAGACTTTGAAGATGAGGGTTATACCAAGGGTGAAAAGGGCCCTGCTCCTGGAGCCCAGAGGCAAGCCCAGCACTGGGCACTTTGTCAAGATAATCCCATTTCTTCCTTAAAACCTTCAGGTTCAGAGGTTCAGCATCACACTTGGGCTGATGGGAAAGTCTATAGTTTTAACTAGAATGTTATGTTGTCTGAGCTTTGGGGATTCAAACAGGAATGATTAATTGAAGAGGGGGAGTGTGGAAATGAATGAATCATcacttttaagttttgttttgtttttttcttcaggcTGGACTTTGAAAAATGAGAAGGATCCCCAAAAGATAGGTATAAGGGAAGGTGGGAAGGTCCCCCACTCAAAAAGagcaaaggcaggaaggaaaTAGAGTCATGCTTGTCCCCCTAGCTCCCCTGCCATCAGCTCGGCTGAATTCCCACACCCAGGCCCTGGCCTCCAAAGAGACGCAGGGAGCAAAGTCCAAGAACTATAGGGGCCAAGCCTGTGGATGAAATGCAAGGTAGATGTTGGACACCTGGGATTCAAAAGCCTGCTTCTGCCAGTTGATAGCTTCATGACCTTGGGCAGTAGGTTACTTAACCAATCTGTActccatttttctcatctgtagaatggacaTAATCATAGGGTTGTcataaatatgaaattaattaGTATGTGGTAAGTGCTATGCTACATGTCCACTATTATTACTTTAGACTGGATGGTAATGACATTTTCAAATGCTCCAGGTATTCCCTCTCCCTAAGTTACAGTTACAGCTTCTGCACCTGAAGATGCATCTGCTCATCCCCAGACCGTGTCAGGAGTAATTTCCAGCCTTCATAGAAGCATTCCCAGTGGCGAGGTGTAGGAGAAAGAGCCTGGCTCTGGGGTTGGACATTCCCATGTCTGCATCCCAGCTTGCCCACTTGGCAGCTGTGCATCCTGGGGCAAATTTGCTtatcttctctgagcctccaggGCCTCATCTGGAGTGGTTGCAAACAATTAGAGAGAATGTTTTGGAGCACCTGATACTCAGGATGCATGCACTTATTCAGTCCACAAATACTtattgtgtgcctgtgtgtgccaggcactgctagAACCTCAGAATGCTGCAGTGAAGGAACCAGGCCGACGTGGTCTGCCCTCAGGGGCTGCTGTCCAGTGGGGAAGGGACGCTAAACACACAACCACAGTGGAGACTCCTAGGAAGGGAGACACCACCTAGTGGGGCCGAGGGAGGCTTCTGGAAGCTGAGAGCCGCGGGATGAGTAGGTGTGCCCAAGGAGAAGAGGCTGCCAAGGGAGGAAGGGCATTCctagcagagggaacagcaggggCAAACCATGTGAAAGAGCATGGCCCATGTGAGGGGCTGGGAGAAGGATAACAGAGTGTCCAGCACAGAGAGGTCGAGGCCAACAAACTGCAGCCCTGACTCCCTCAGTAGGGGGTGACTCCTGCCTTCTCCCTCATGCCCTTACTGAGTGTCAGCCTCACTCAGTGTCCTCCTGATGGGATCATCATCCCCTGGCGCTGCCACCCCCACCTCTCAGCACCATCGCCTCCTCCAAATCCTGGCCCTCACGAGGGTATTCCTCTAAAAAGGTAAATCAGGTCCTCCTCCTGTCAAAGCCCTCCACTGCCCTCTGGCAGCACCTGGAATAACACCAAGGCCCCACCTTGGCTGTAGGGTCCTCATGACCCAGCCCTCTGCCCTCTTGcttgcctcctctctccctcagCCAGTGCCCtctggccacactggcctccGGCCTGCCAGTCTGATTCGACGAGCATGTTCCCACTCTAGGCCTTAGCCTCTGCTGCTCCCAATGCCTGGAATGCTCTACCAGACATTGCAAGTCTCCATTGCTCATGACCTGTAggtttgctcaaatgtcactccTCCCAGAGCACGACTACGCTCTATCAATTGCACCCCCATCACTGCCTGTCCCTTCCCTGTCTAATTTGTGCTCATAGCCCTGCTTATATATGTATTACACTTCCTTTTTTGTACTACTGTTTCTACTGCTAGGACATCTACTTCATGAGAGCAGGGACCTTGTCTTCATCACTGCTAGATCCCCAAGGCCTAGGACAGTGTATGCCACTTAGGAGGTGCTTAATCCTTATTCCTGGCTGGTCGGATGGATACATAAGTGAATGAATTTGTTGAGCACCCAATGTATGCCAGGCTCGGGACTCCAGAGATGAGAACACCTACCCCAATGAGTCCTCGGAAGCGAACCTCCCCAGAGCTGAGCAGCCCCCGGGTGCTACACGGTTTCTCCTGCAGCTGTTCTAAGAAGTCTTTGACATTGTAGGAGCCGGGCCCCAGCTTTTGCTCCTAtgccaagagaagagagaaaatgaaagccTTAAACCTGGGAAAGTCCACACAGGAAAAAGCCCAAGGCATGATGATATTCCTTAAAGGGTAATCTCCATCTGGCCTTGGAAGGACACTGAAGGCCACACGGAGCAGCCGCAGTGGACAGGAAGACCCTGCACCAGAGAGGGAGAGGCATGGCCCCAGAGGCCTCACCTGCAGCCGCTTCTCTTTCATGATGGCCTGGTACTGGAAGTGGGGTAGCTGGGTCAGCTGCGTGGCTTCCTGGGCCTTGGCCCAGCCTGTGTCCACCTCCTTCATCAGCTTATTCTTGCTGAAGCAGGTCTCCTTTGAGCTGTAAGTCCCCGGGCCTATGTGGGACTGAGTCAGAGTGTGGTCAGAGCTGTGACAGCCACGCCCGCCCCGTCCACCCACAGAGCAGGCCCTCACCAAGCCACCACCCTGACCCGGAGGAAGGGAGTAGGCAATCCCCCCTGTGGCTCCCACCCTCAGCACCAAGGCTGGCATCAACAGGCTTGGCACTCAAGGTGCAATCACGACATCCTCTATCACTGCCCCTCACTGCAGGGAGGTATAATAGCGCCTTCAAGAGCCCAGAAGTAGTCAGTGCACAAGCTGGAAGTGGTGCAGTCCCTCGTTTATCAAACACTGGAAGCCCCCACGGTGGGCCCAGCTCCGTGCCGGAAGACGGTAGAAGGTACGCCCCTTCTACAGCTCAGCTCATCCACCACAGTAGGCAGCTCTAAGGGGCGGCGCTCAGGCCTTGTGGGAGGAGTCAGGGAAGCTGTGCAAACTCACCACTTGGGTAGAATAACGCATGGAGTATGGGGCCTCAGTGAAGGTGCTGAACTTCTTCCGGTTGGGATAAACAGCAGAGATGTCAAACCTAGGGAGGGACGGTGGCCCAGTGAGAGCCCCGTGCCTGGCACCCGGCCCTGGCGTGGGCAGTTCTGGAGCATGGGGGAGTTGGCTGCCCAGGAAGGTGACTTTGGAGCAAGCTCATGAAAGAAAAGCAGTGGAGTTGCAGTGGCTTCGAATGTTCCAGGCTGCTCTCGCCCCACCCCACCCGTCAGCTCCTCCTCccagcttcatttttctccacagTCCTTATCAATACCCAACGTTTTACAGATATACATACTTTTGTTTATTATTCACCCACACCCCTCACAGAAAAGAGCAAACTCTGTGAGTACAGGGGTTTGCTGTTGTGTTCACTGCTGTAGCCCCAGATCCTAGAactgtgcctggaacatagtaggttagagagagaaagagacagagtggaatatgaatgaatggaagacagacacctgggctgaAATCTCACTTACCACTTCTGAGCTGAGTGGCCTGCTATGGACCGGCCATGTTACCTCTCTaaacctggcacatagtaggtgctcttGAATGGTTTTAAAGAACTCACTTAGAAGCTAAAAGAACCCTGGGCAGGAAAGAGCAGTAAGTATGAGGGGGAGAGAAAGCCCAGCCCCTCCTCATTGCCGCCCCTGCCAGGCTCAGCCGTGTGTGTAGGTGGACACCCTCTCTCCCGAGGCCAAGGGTGGCTTCGGGGTGGGCAGCAGCTGCCTTGGACCATGGGCATGAGCCCAGGACGCAAATGGGCCCCACCTGTGGCTCTGCACCCCGAAGGGCGCCCCGGTGAACCATTTAGTGGCCATGGAGCCGGCGCGGTTCCAGCCACGAGCTCCGGTGGCATCCTTGCCTTCCCTCATGGCAGGCCTGCGCTCCGACCGCCTCCGCTGCTGCCACGGCAACGTGGGCCTTGTGATGCGCCCCGTAGGCCGCGCCCTCGCCCACGTGGCGCCCCCACCGGCGTGCGCACGTAGCGGGCTGATTTTTCCCTTGTCCATGCACATTTTCACGGTCCTTCCCTGGCCCCTGCAGATATAATGGCCCTTCTTGTATTTACTATGGATGCCAGTGGGTGGGGTCTTACAGCCATTTGTTGAGCAAGTATTTCTGATTTTTGGCTTTATCCCAGAGCCCTGCATGGAGCCTGCCTAGGCTCAGAAAGAACCTTTTAATGTTCACCTTGTGCTGATGGGAAACAGGCCCACAGAGAGGGCAGACTTGGGCAAATGACATCCCAGCTCCTTCTCCATTTCGGGAGTCAGGGGAGCCGAAGTAAGGGGGAAAGGGCAAGGAAAGCCAGAGGGTGGAGGTCTGGGCAAGGCTGCAGGGGCAGTCAGGATTCAATCGGCCCCTAGACGTCCCTGGCACCCACTCTGGGCAAACACCATGCAGAATGCCTGGGACCCAGATGTGGTCCTTGCCCTGAAAATAATGGGGGAAGCAATGACCACATACTATGGTCAGGTACATGAGAGAGGGAGGCCTCTGACCCAGCCCGTGGGTAGGTaggtcagggaagacttcctggaggaggagaatTCCAAACTCAACATTGAAGCATATGGatgactttctttttgtttgtttgtttggtttttttgagacggagtctggctctgtctcccaggctggagtgcagtggtgtgatctcggctcactgcaaactccacctcccaggttcaggccattctcctgcctcagcctcccgagcagctgggactacaggcgcctgccacacgtccggctaatttttttgtatttttagtagagacggggtttcacagcgttcgtcaggatggtctcgatctcctgacctcgtgatccgcccgcctcggcctcccaaagtgctggaattataggcgtgagccaccgcgcccggcccatgtggATGACTTTCTAAGTAAAGAAAGGAATTGAGGGTATGGACCCCACCCAGGGCATAGTCagttctctcttccctcctgccTTACCCCCCAACCAGTGCTCCACAGCCATGCTCTGAGATTGTCTAATTTCTCCCACGATGGCCTGTGATCTTCCCAAGGGTCTTAGGCCCAAAGGTGGGGCAGAGATTCATATCCCATTCCATGGTGACAGGATTGAAGCCAGAGAGGTGTAGGTTGTACCAGAGGTCCTGCTTCCAGCCCATGGTGAAGCTGAACCAGAGGCACAGTGGGTCTTCTGCCAGGCCCCACCCAATGCCCCTCTGTCATCCCAAGCTAGTATTTAAATAAGAAGTGTGGCTCCCCAGCACAGCTGAGAGCTGGACTCTTGGGCTCCAGGCCTGGCGGGCACATGGCCACTGCTGGCAGAGCGTCTGCACTGCACCACTGAGCTGAGGGTCAGAGGTGGCAGGCCTCAGGAACATGCACAGAACGGAGAGCCTGGGTCATCTAAGCAGACTCTGCCCTTCCCAGCTGTGGgaacttgagcaagtcacttcttTCTCTGAGTCACAGCATTATCGGTTTCattctataaaatgaaagtaatcatctctatctcccaggctgctgtgaggatgaaatgaccTGATTTAGGCAATACTCTTGGCACACAGCAGGCGCTCAATTGGAGGTCATTCCCAGCCCTTGGTTAGGGACCTTTACAGATGCCTGAGGACAGACACTTGTCTCATTTCCTCCTGGTGCAGcatctagcacatagtaaatgttcaggaaatatttgctgaatgacaaGGGAATGAATACATGCATCTAGTCCAGCTACCCAATAACACATAAATCCTCAAAGACACAT
This DNA window, taken from Macaca mulatta isolate MMU2019108-1 chromosome 1, T2T-MMU8v2.0, whole genome shotgun sequence, encodes the following:
- the CIMAP2 gene encoding ciliary microtubule-associated protein 2 isoform X1; translated protein: MQGSGIKPKIRNTCSTNGCKTPPTGIHSKYKKGHYICRGQGRTVKMCMDKGKISPLRAHAGGGATWARARPTGRITRPTLPWQQRRRSERRPAMREGKDATGARGWNRAGSMATKWFTGAPFGVQSHRFDISAVYPNRKKFSTFTEAPYSMRYSTQVSHIGPGTYSSKETCFSKNKLMKEVDTGWAKAQEATQLTQLPHFQYQAIMKEKRLQEQKLGPGSYNVKDFLEQLQEKPCSTRGLLSSGEVRFRGLIGNYYPGPGNYGEKGNPYTKLEENAWNRSHSEGLMCRMSNKPDPRPHQGSGLGPGTYSFKSDLETYVARSVGTRGPYDTFSGDRSKPLPYGHYSMQKKKPRELMNFKSFVEELNSRHNKKHGVFSKLPRNPKTPTERIYWASLSQCPRTLATSGPSFWLPQEKKCKSVNQPPFLLTSKGSGAKSSQMIMGSWNPVGVGRYLNTWLMETKDRRQRYRSLFLGGSKRYLSDLARDMLMQERITPFTKGKCPPTVDYNSDPTS